The Anas acuta chromosome 2, bAnaAcu1.1, whole genome shotgun sequence genome contains a region encoding:
- the CEBPD gene encoding CCAAT/enhancer-binding protein delta, which translates to MSAAALYSLDSPACYRSWCLEPANFYDAKVGSGGGPGAACKPGGRGMSGDEAGGGPGGSGSNLAELSAAAPAMYEDESAIDFSSYIDSMSAVPNLELCNDELFADLFNSNHKPERGGDYGEYLPAKDLGAAVGSLLGAEPRAASSASSSSSSSSSSSAASSSSSSSSSSSSSSRGALKQEPDWSDSDLSSSLLPSQIATCAQTIMNLSGQPTPPTSPEPPGSSSPSSCSTRSPAPPGAPLPSSAGPGPGGAPAPPTAGGKERGGKKCVDRFSPEYRQRRERNNIAVRKSRDKAKRRNQEMQQKLLELSAENEKLHKKIEQLTRDLTSLRHFFKQLPGASFLQPAAGTDCR; encoded by the coding sequence ATGAGCGCCGCCGCCCTCTACAGCCTGGACTCGCCGGCATGCTATAGGAGCTGGTGCCTGGAGCCGGCCAACTTCTACGACGCCAAGGTGGGCAGCGGCGGCGGGCCGGGAGCCGCCTGCAAGCCGGGCGGCCGCGGGATGAGCGGCGACGAggccggcggcggccccgggggcagCGGCTCCAACCTGGCCGAGCTGAGCGCCGCCGCGCCGGCCATGTACGAGGACGAGAGCGCCATCGACTTCAGCTCCTACATCGACTCCATGTCGGCCGTGCCCAACCTGGAGCTGTGCAACGACGAGCTCTTCGCCGACCTCTTCAACAGCAACCACAAGCCCGAGCGGGGCGGGGATTACGGCGAGTACCTGCCCGCCAAGGACCTGGGCGCCGCCGTCGGCTCCCTGCTGGGCGCCGAGCCCCGCGccgcctcctccgcctcctcctcctcgtcctcctcctcctcctcctcggccgcctcctcctcctcctcgtcgtcgtcgtcgtcgtcgtcgtcCTCCCGCGGCGCCCTGAAGCAGGAGCCGGACTGGAGCGACAGCGACCTCTCCTCGTCGCTGCTGCCCTCGCAGATCGCCACCTGCGCCCAGACCATCATGAACCTGAGCGGGCAGCCCACGCCGCCCACCTCCCCCGAGCCgccgggcagcagctccccgtccagctgcagcacccgctccccggctccccccggcgcccccctgccctcctccgCCGGCCCTGgacccgggggggctccggctCCTCCGACGGCCGGGGGCAAGGAGCGGGGGGGCAAGAAGTGCGTGGACAGGTTTAGCCCCGAGTACCGGCAGCGCCGGGAGCGCAACAACATCGCCGTGCGCAAGAGCCGCGACAAGGCGAAGCGGCGCAACCAGGAgatgcagcagaagctgctggagctgtcGGCCGAGAACGAGAAGCTGCACAAGAAGATCGAGCAGCTCACCCGGGACTTGACCAGCCTCAGGCACTTCTTCAAGCAGCTGCCCGGCgcctccttcctgcagcccGCCGCGGGCACCGACTGCCGGTAA